The following DNA comes from Populus trichocarpa isolate Nisqually-1 chromosome 19, P.trichocarpa_v4.1, whole genome shotgun sequence.
CGAATGTCTTCATCTTTATCAACACATCCTTCATTCAAGAATATCTTTTCGAAAGAACTACATGACACAGAGAGTGTTTCTAGATTGCGTATGCTTTGTAGGAAACCAAAAGGAATAGGATCTAGCTTTCCATAAAAGTTTTTCAGCTTGATAACTTTCAACCTGGAATAGAACTTCCCTGGAAATTGGCAACACCAAATAATTGAAGTAGCTGGGTCTTCCCCATTCAATGACAATTCCTCCAAGTTGGAGATTATCTGCAAAGCactcaaacaaaatcaaagtggGAGCTGGTATTCCCttataattaaactaatttcagCAGCAGTAATTTACCACTTAGAAAGAGAACGAAAATTTTTTGCGCTCATGTTCCTATAAAGTGGTCTAATCAGTGAAAAGTGCATTGAAAAGTTTGACCACGTGTAGGACTTCTTTCAATTGACATCTACTATTGCAAGTCCAGTTTTAGGGTGAGAAGAACCATTTGGCATGAAATGGATCAGACTTTAGAACATTTGTTTGTATCATATTTCATattcatttctatatatattactttattTCTTTGCAAGCGTAATATTTTATCAACAGTCCACTTCATTGAAAAACCACCCATTTCCATGTACAAACTTTAAATAAGATGATAATCTTGTTTGGATGATTCTTGATtcattatattaatttcatctCAACTACCTGCAACAACTCCAGTATTTACCTATCAACTCTTTACAACTATTTCAACTATTTACTTTCTAGTTTCAACTAGTCAACCATTATCTGACGATTCAACTATTCTTTCCATGCCATGGTGTTTTCAAGGCTGTCTTTGGatgtaaaccaaaacaaattgccTTTTTTAACATGTACATAAAGGAATTTTTGCAACATTCTCTTATATCTCCAAGTACTGTTCTGACTCCTTATTTATTATGATCACAAAATTAAGTTGAAACCAACTAAATTTCTATAGGATCTTCTCTTTTAGGAGCAgaaatgagtcaaattaatcaaaaatcCGCTTCAAGAACCGATGACGCAATTGAGCTATGGTTAAAGAAGATTCATCTACtatgaaaaaaccaaaaccaagttATGCAATTCTTCATCAACAAAGACGTTTTCCACTCTAAGAATAACTTATAATGATAGGTTTCTTAGTTTAGGGGCTAAAATGTCAGTGATGGGATAATTTGCAAGCAGGGGCAGAATATACATAGTAATTTTCAGAATTACTTAAGAGACTAGTCTTATTTAGGAGTTTGGTGTCTTCCTCTTTAATACTTTATTCTAGTTTAGTTTCTTTCCTAGTAATAATTATTGCGCAAGAACCTATTGAAGACAAACACCAAATTTCTGAACAAGTCTAGAGCACAAGTAATTCTGAAAATTACAAAGATACCCAAGATTCGCAGGAACACACAAGAACTTATTATTCTACCCCTGCTTACAAAATAACCCATGACTGAAATTCTAGTCCTTAAACTTGAGTACATCATCAAATCATCATGAGCATAATATATTTGCTACACTACCAACAACCAGTCAAAGCAGCTGCTTTAAACCAAGGCTTGCAGTAGATGCCACATATCAAATATCAATCTATCtaagcaaaaccaaaaaaaaaaaaaatcagcatacATATCAACTAACCAATGCAATGaaattttaagcattttttgaaaaacaattattactaaTTATGCAAGCTAGACACTGATGCTTAAACTACCCCCTCCCTCAACAATAAAAGCTTAGGTAAATTGAGGTTTGAAAATGTCCATCATATCTTGAGTACTAAAAAAGATAAAGTTTAAAGAGAAAATCCTGAAGCAGACTCTTACCTCTTCATCAGAGAAGAGAGGTTGCTGTATTGGGACAGTGGGATCAATTTCACCTTGAACTTCTTGTAGGTAAAGAAATTTTGAATCGAAGTACTTGATATTGCCACAGCCCGACACTGCTAAACTTTTTAACCTTGGACATTCCCATGTATGTTTCCCTGGATAGAAGTTCCTGAATTTTCGTATTTCAATAAGATCCAAGGAGGTTAACCTAGGAAACATAAAATAAGGGAATGCTTCGCCACCTTCTTCCTTGGCAACAATTTGCTCCACCCCACAATGCACTATCTCTAGCTTTTCAAGTTGTCGAAGAACTCTAGCAATGGAGAATGGAAATAGATTCTTTAAAACACCACAACTAAAAGCCCTTACAATTTGTAGATTGTGAAATTTGTGCTTTCCTTGAGGATCTTTATTCCATATATGCTTCAATTTAGGAAGACTGTTCAAGGACAAGTCTCGTAACTGAACAACGCTGGAAGGTTGAATTTCATCAACACTTGGTCCTTTGAGGTCAAATATGGCTTCTAACAGATCACAAAACCCAATCTCCAACACCTCTAATCTCATGAAACTCCGTATCAAAACTGATGGAAAAATATTCACTATCTTTTTGCAACCTCTAATTTTAATTGATCTTAGTTCGCAAAAGGAACCAGCAGCAAGATTATTATGCCATATCTTTTCCAAGTTATCAATATGGGAGATCTCAATTTCAGCTAAGCTGGGGAATATTACCTGCAATATCCATCACACTTTGTTAATAGTGGATACACCCACATATAAGATAAAATTCTATAGAAGGGACACTAGGAAGAGAACATTGGATGGAATGAGAAGCAGTGAATTGAATCAGACCAAAAGCAACAAATTGGTAACTTGAATCAGGTGTTTTTGTtcgttttttagtttatattttcttaaatttttaattacattattgGCATTTGAACTTTATGAATCATATCAATCTTAATTTCTCATTTCCATGTCTCCCCTTTTAATAATGTCCACACAAGTGCATAAATAGAAGTTTGTTGCAAATTTCATTAAGCAGCTTATGAAAGCATGCAAGTAAGCAAATGTTTGGACACTTTTAGCAATAACCCAAGGACTGACCAACTTACACTCACAAATTTCTGCATCAAACCACCTAAGAAAACCATAACCCACCATCATTGCATGTCCAATGGCGAGAGCTTTggtttagagattttttttttttttttttttgtgggggggggggggggggggtttcaTAATCCAGAGATTGTTGAGAAAAGTGTTGCCAACATGTGCTCATTTGGATGCTGGAAGATCTACATGGCGGAAATTATCAATACACATCCAAATATGTACCTTGATTGGACAGTCTTAAAGAGTTGAGacactaaaaagaaaaacatcaaaggTGAAgcacatgataaattaaatcaatgaaTCAAACAATCATCATGAAAATAACCCACTTTAGTTCATAAATGAGATTTTACGGAAAGATATTGCTCATTTAGCCATCAAAATTGAATCTTCATAAACCTCGCAAAGTAGAACTAGTGTGAAATGtcactaaaaaaagaaatagaaaaggttTGGAAGCGTTTGCTCACTAGTTGACCgatagttaataaaaataattttacaaacaaaatgataaaaaaaaaaagtttctataAATACAAGAAGGCTAGGAATAGTTTCCTCAACCATGTTGTACCTAAAGAGTAAGGCAAATTTTTGGGCAAACTTTTAAAGGGTGCTTgttcaacataaaatattttataaactaattttattgtgtttgtttctcatataatattttacaaaaaaaaaatgattaaaataaaatattttacagtcaatttttaaacttagttcatttataaaaaaatattttatactcaTGGAGTTgtgtaaaattttataaatgataatcTACGCACAGTATCGCcaaataattttaacatcaaaaaCCACCATCTTCACAAGTCATTGTAACCACCACCATACTGCTACCACCAACACCACCATCTTCACAAGTCATTGTAACCACCACCATACTGCTACCACCAACACCACCATCTTGTCAATCCACCAACACCATTATTTTATCACCAGAGCAAATCATCATTATTCTACTACCACCATACTTTTCACATCATTACTtatcaaatatcataaaatctttttcatataaaatgttttattttacatttaaaatattttacttaatacAAACACCTTGTTATAAGTGGAAATGTTTTGCAAAGAACTTGATTTGATATCAGTAGGCCTTCCACGTGGTGGCAAGAATCTCCAGCATCATGCAAGAAATTGTCAACTTGATTACCAAAACGAAAATGGAATCTCTCTCCCTTCGCTTAACATAAAGATCTAATAAATAAGAGGTATCCCTCCCTGTATTCCTCTTATAGGTAAAATAATGCTACAACATGCTAAACAAACCCTTAGGTATTGGGCTGCCTCCTAATCCTTTACAAACTATATAACTCCAAATTTTGGTATACAGTTTGCTTTTATGGAAGACCAGTCAAGGCAATCACAAATAATTCAATGAAGGAATCATATCTATTTACgcattaaaaatcataatttgattGGCTTGTTCTAGGTTTCAAAATGTTTGTGAATTTAGTCATTCCTTCAAAAATTTCCTTTCCAAGAGCCAAATTGTAAGATCAGTGTAAATTTAATGGCACAGATTGTAGAATCTAAAGTACCGCAAACTGTGATTATTAATTGTAATGATGCtagaaatactaaaaaattacaaaactttcTACTAACTGATTTGGCCACATCTCATAATTACTAATTTGTTAGTAGCACTCTAAAAAAAGTCAAGGAAGAAACAGAAAGTATGAAGTAAACATCACCTTTTCACCAAAGAGAGATTGAATAACATTGTTGTTGTTCTCCTCCGAGTTCACTTCTTCAAGTTCATTGCCATCATTGATATTTGCACATGAAAAATCAGCAGCAAATGTCTTAAATTCAGGACAAGCACATATTCTCATCCGTTTCAGCAAAGGACACTCAATTGAAGAGCCAATACAGAATCGTCTGAGTTTTGGAAGATCAGAGAGCTCCATGAACTCTAGTTTAGGGAACACTGTACTtgttgtttcttcttcctttaatCCTCCAATTGCAATTATTTCTTCCACTGACATACAATTGGTTATAGAAAGATGTTTGAGCTGCACGAGAATATTCACCAAAGAAGATGGAAATAGATATTTGAGGCTGCCACATTGATTCACAACCAATCTTTGCAAATTTTGAATGGAAACTGAAATTGATGGGTGCTGGTCATTCCATAGCTTGTCAATGTTAATTGCATACAAGTTCAAATCCTCCAAGTTTGGGAACAAAATCTGCATTAACAAATTTTTTCATGTAGATTCTCTAGTTAGGAAATTAAAACAGGCACAGTTCAAAATGAACTAAAATGATGAgcaatttttctatttcttattttttcgcTTAAAGATCACAGGacttgaccccaaaacttcacTCCCTCTGCTTTGGATACCACTAAgccaaaaacaacaattaatgaTTGTGGATATAactgcaaacaaaaaaatttactaaaactacaaaagaaatcatcaaacaAATTGCAAGCTTGGAATTGAATATATAGTTAATAACTGTAATCCATAGCATTTTCCACTGCTAGCTTATTTCACGTTGATGGATGtctattaagttttttttcccctcttgcgatgtttgctttttttcttttcttgtcagCTGTGATGGTAAACTAAAATCCAAGATAGTTGGGAACCACAAATAACGACTTAGTGAAAGGATGGCCCTCTTTTGACAATCAATAGACTATAGGAATATGTGTATTCTATAGTTCAGTGATTACATAGAAGTCatatattctaaatattttctaagaaaatgaTGCTTCTAGATTCTCCTTTCTGTTACTTCTTTTCTTAAAACTTACCCAAAAATTCTGAAGAATTAATAGTGACACATAAATTGCTTGATAAAAAACATCCAAATACCTTTTCATTGAAAAGTTGTGTAGGGGTTCTCAGCTCATCCTCTGAAATGATTTCTTCAGATCTTGCTTCAGTTATCGACGGCTTTGGTTGTGTTCGAGATAAAGAAGATGGCTTCACTTTGGAGTAGAAGTTCATGAGATGTGGCAAATACTGCAGTGATAGGGAATACAATTGAGTGAACTGAATCACATCAACTACTTCATTCTGGTCGCCAAGTTCATCACTTTCCTCAGCAACAACTTCTTCCATTTTCATACAAAAAGCAATTTTGATCTTTTGTAGTTGTGAGAGGCCTCGTGcaacaaagaaagagaagaggttGGTCAATTTATTGCAATGTTCCACTGCTATGATGCGTAATTTAGCAAAAGACTCTACTCTGAGTGCACCATGGCAAATCTTCTTCAAGGATGACAAATCATAGAGAATTAAAGACTCCAAAATAGGAAAGGCATTGGAAGAAACCATTTCCATCGTGCTGATTATATATTGAATCTCAAAGCTATTACGCAATTGGAGGTGCTTTAAATGTGGAAAACCTTCCCTATCCAGTTCTTGAATGATGTTGACACcttcaatttcaaacaaataaagatCTTCAGTTCTGTTCAACAACATCCGGATTCCATAGTTTCGATGATCAATTTTTGTGTTAAGCTTGAGCTTTGCTGTTCTTAACATTTCATATGCACCGTCCCAGTCCCAATCATCTCCTATACAAACTCTATACTTTTTCAATCTTTCAAAGATTATGCCATATGGCAAAACCTGGGAATCTTGAATATGTATCTCTGCATTGGTTAGGTGAGACAAGTTCTCCAACTCTGCAAGACTCGCATTGTTCTTTCCTTCAGCATCCCACTGATGAAAGCTGTTTCTCATATACAATTCTTCTAACATAGATAACTTTGAGAAGACATCTGGTGGAATCACTTCGAGTTCAAAACAATCACTTAAATCTAATAACCTCAACTTTGTCAGCTGCGCTATTTCCCTGGGTAACTGTTTGATGTTAGATTGAAAGAAACTTAGGATTTCTAATCTCTTTAGATCCCCGATAGCAGATATGTCGTCCAATGTGGAACGATCCAGACACAATGTTTGAAGATTCTCCAACAAAGAAACAGAAGAAGGTAGGGATGATAAAGACAAATTACTCAAACCTAAGACTCTGAGTTTGTGCATTCTTGAAAAAAAGTTATCAGCTATTTTCAGATAATgattatcattaaatatttgaaaaaggTCAAGCTGGGGGCATTCCAAGTCTGCTGGAAGCTCACTAATATTGCCATGTAACCAGATTTGTCTGAGCTGCCTTTGTGCATCGTTATCAAGCTGCTTCACTTGAATTTCATTATCTGTTGTCAAGACATGGTGGTACCTATCAGCTATTGATACAGCAGCATCATGAACAGCCTGGGCAAATTGCTCACCAACATTATGATCAAACAACAAAGAAGAGTCCCCTAGTTTTCGTACCATTGACTGTGCAATGTACTGTGCTTCTTCCAATGAAACAGCATCAGGAAACAAGCCCAAACCAAGACCATATCTGAGCAGATTGCGTATGGAAGCATTATCACCCATTAGACCATAAAGAAGGAAAGCTGACTTGAGCTGGTCACTTTCTAAACAGTTATATCTCATTTCTAAAACAGCATTTATATTTTGTGATGTTGTTGAGCTTGTTAGGGAAGAACTTCTTAGTTCTTTCAAGACCTTCTTAAACTCAGTtaaactcttcttcttcttcaaatatCTTGCAACTGATACAATGACAACCGGCAAACCTGAACACTTCTTGGCTATCTCAACAGCAAACGACCGCATAAAAGGATTTACAAGATCATCACCGATAGTATTCTTAAATAACTCCCAGGCTTCTTCGTCAGACAAACTCAAAACTTCAAAGGTCCTTTGACAACCCATTTGATTTGACAGAACATCAGGAATTCTAGAAACAAACAATATCTTGCACCCACTGTGTTCATCCTTGGATGGAATCCCAATTCTCTCCAAATCGAGTCTCTCCCACAAATCATCCAGGATCAAAAGAATGTTGTTCTCATGCTTCAATTTCTCATATAACTGACATGATCTTCCCTCGTCAGTATCTGCATCTAGGTGTAAGCCCAACATGTCTGCAATCTGTTCTTGAATTCTCCTAATATTCAAAGCCTCAGATACAACAACCATAAGCACCACATCAAAAAGCTTCTGCTCCTTTGCTTGTACGGCAACCTGTTTCACCAGGGTGGTCTTACCCACGCCACCTATCCCATACACACCAACCATGTTgatatcatcatctttcaaAGCATCCATGATTGCTTTACAAAGCAACAGTCTTGATGGTAAGGACTCGTGATCACCGTCAAACATCCAAGGTGGAGCAGAGTGGGAGGTAATTGCATCAAATTTACCACTCATCTGTAGTTCAGAAACTTCATAGGCTAGCTTCTTGGCTTTCCTGCCAACCTGGTAGTGTGACTTGATGCTTAGACACGATCCAAAAGGAAACCTCCTTGCTCTTTCATTTTCAACACTGAGCACAAGGTCCACTTCTTCAATAATCTTATTCACATCTTGCAGCCAACATTTGACATCAAT
Coding sequences within:
- the LOC18108244 gene encoding uncharacterized protein LOC18108244 isoform X2, whose protein sequence is MEALLSSIIDVSITHLIRHISYPLEYKKNAEKLTHQIDKLKAMRDRVRGAVEEAELNGEMITIDVKCWLQDVNKIIEEVDLVLSVENERARRFPFGSCLSIKSHYQVGRKAKKLAYEVSELQMSGKFDAITSHSAPPWMFDGDHESLPSRLLLCKAIMDALKDDDINMVGVYGIGGVGKTTLVKQVAVQAKEQKLFDVVLMVVVSEALNIRRIQEQIADMLGLHLDADTDEGRSCQLYEKLKHENNILLILDDLWERLDLERIGIPSKDEHSGCKILFVSRIPDVLSNQMGCQRTFEVLSLSDEEAWELFKNTIGDDLVNPFMRSFAVEIAKKCSGLPVVIVSVARYLKKKKSLTEFKKVLKELRSSSLTSSTTSQNINAVLEMRYNCLESDQLKSAFLLYGLMGDNASIRNLLRYGLGLGLFPDAVSLEEAQYIAQSMVRKLGDSSLLFDHNVGEQFAQAVHDAAVSIADRYHHVLTTDNEIQVKQLDNDAQRQLRQIWLHGNISELPADLECPQLDLFQIFNDNHYLKIADNFFSRMHKLRVLGLSNLSLSSLPSSVSLLENLQTLCLDRSTLDDISAIGDLKRLEILSFFQSNIKQLPREIAQLTKLRLLDLSDCFELEVIPPDVFSKLSMLEELYMRNSFHQWDAEGKNNASLAELENLSHLTNAEIHIQDSQVLPYGIIFERLKKYRVCIGDDWDWDGAYEMLRTAKLKLNTKIDHRNYGIRMLLNRTEDLYLFEIEGVNIIQELDREGFPHLKHLQLRNSFEIQYIISTMEMVSSNAFPILESLILYDLSSLKKICHGALRVESFAKLRIIAVEHCNKLTNLFSFFVARGLSQLQKIKIAFCMKMEEVVAEESDELGDQNEVVDVIQFTQLYSLSLQYLPHLMNFYSKVKPSSLSRTQPKPSITEARSEEIISEDELRTPTQLFNEKILFPNLEDLNLYAINIDKLWNDQHPSISVSIQNLQRLVVNQCGSLKYLFPSSLVNILVQLKHLSITNCMSVEEIIAIGGLKEEETTSTVFPKLEFMELSDLPKLRRFCIGSSIECPLLKRMRICACPEFKTFAADFSCANINDGNELEEVNSEENNNNVIQSLFGEKVIFPSLAEIEISHIDNLEKIWHNNLAAGSFCELRSIKIRGCKKIVNIFPSVLIRSFMRLEVLEIGFCDLLEAIFDLKGPSVDEIQPSSVVQLRDLSLNSLPKLKHIWNKDPQGKHKFHNLQIVRAFSCGVLKNLFPFSIARVLRQLEKLEIVHCGVEQIVAKEEGGEAFPYFMFPRLTSLDLIEIRKFRNFYPGKHTWECPRLKSLAVSGCGNIKYFDSKFLYLQEVQGEIDPTVPIQQPLFSDEEIISNLEELSLNGEDPATSIIWCCQFPGKFYSRLKVIKLKNFYGKLDPIPFGFLQSIRNLETLSVSCSSFEKIFLNEGCVDKDEDIRGPVDSDEYTRMRARLKNLVIDSVQDITHIWEPKYRLISVVQNLESLKMQSCNSLVNLAPSTVLFHNLETLDVHSCHGLSNLLTSSTAKSLGQLVKLIVVNCKLVTEIVAKQGGEINDDIIFSKLEYLELVRLENLTSFCPGNYNFIFPSLKGMVVEQCPKMRIFSQGISSTPKLQGVYWKKDSMNEKCWHGNLNATLQQLYTKMVGCNGIWSLKLSDFPQLKDRWHGQLPFNCFSNLGNLTVDNCAIVSTAIPSNILKFMNNLKYLHVKNCESLEGVFDLEGLSAQAGYDRLLPNLQELHLVDLPELRHIWNRDLPGILDFRNLKRLKVHNCSSLRNIFSPSMASGLVQLERIGIRNCALMDEIVVNKGTEAETEVMFHKLKHLALVCLPRLASFHLGYCAIKLPSLECVLVQECPQMKTFSQGVVSTPKLRKVVQKEFGDSVHWAHDLNATIHKLFIEMSDIVVQSKLLSLPNEPTQDKNGQHTGSEGQASENLHVTEYPDGTKEYPPVPQKAFNTKEHVIKSEPEIIQLTSRYQESLTASNDEEESSTTPTDSEVQINQYDEKPPVNDNNEAPEDQADPIQAQELPAHTGIGSQISQQVQQASQETEKYENSEDRVMPTFSILQRDTIPSSPAAPVEQVLVLTSASLTNSTSSQELMLTTASQPTIEIPSISVTKTRPALNFESVFASMEQLINSSPESSSQLASSSNSHTESPKSSSVSFEETYSYSMALIKRILRKSPVEVAISADRLLLLSSLKNLRNCPFLNSQQLEIIQFYLENFETLVTSHPFYEQKIDWTKVVKFCIEDDKREITELKTSYEELTRKINILSAEKEALSKKLREIEEEEDHIRANMEAWGVRASLRAPRLFPTAHWTSCKPSEQVRHRGGDRRAHRESNPGRGRNKSHD
- the LOC18108244 gene encoding uncharacterized protein LOC18108244 isoform X1 translates to MEALLSSIIDVSITHLIRHISYPLEYKKNAEKLTHQIDKLKAMRDRVRGAVEEAELNGEMITIDVKCWLQDVNKIIEEVDLVLSVENERARRFPFGSCLSIKSHYQVGRKAKKLAYEVSELQMSGKFDAITSHSAPPWMFDGDHESLPSRLLLCKAIMDALKDDDINMVGVYGIGGVGKTTLVKQVAVQAKEQKLFDVVLMVVVSEALNIRRIQEQIADMLGLHLDADTDEGRSCQLYEKLKHENNILLILDDLWERLDLERIGIPSKDEHSGCKILFVSRIPDVLSNQMGCQRTFEVLSLSDEEAWELFKNTIGDDLVNPFMRSFAVEIAKKCSGLPVVIVSVARYLKKKKSLTEFKKVLKELRSSSLTSSTTSQNINAVLEMRYNCLESDQLKSAFLLYGLMGDNASIRNLLRYGLGLGLFPDAVSLEEAQYIAQSMVRKLGDSSLLFDHNVGEQFAQAVHDAAVSIADRYHHVLTTDNEIQVKQLDNDAQRQLRQIWLHGNISELPADLECPQLDLFQIFNDNHYLKIADNFFSRMHKLRVLGLSNLSLSSLPSSVSLLENLQTLCLDRSTLDDISAIGDLKRLEILSFFQSNIKQLPREIAQLTKLRLLDLSDCFELEVIPPDVFSKLSMLEELYMRNSFHQWDAEGKNNASLAELENLSHLTNAEIHIQDSQVLPYGIIFERLKKYRVCIGDDWDWDGAYEMLRTAKLKLNTKIDHRNYGIRMLLNRTEDLYLFEIEGVNIIQELDREGFPHLKHLQLRNSFEIQYIISTMEMVSSNAFPILESLILYDLSSLKKICHGALRVESFAKLRIIAVEHCNKLTNLFSFFVARGLSQLQKIKIAFCMKMEEVVAEESDELGDQNEVVDVIQFTQLYSLSLQYLPHLMNFYSKVKPSSLSRTQPKPSITEARSEEIISEDELRTPTQLFNEKILFPNLEDLNLYAINIDKLWNDQHPSISVSIQNLQRLVVNQCGSLKYLFPSSLVNILVQLKHLSITNCMSVEEIIAIGGLKEEETTSTVFPKLEFMELSDLPKLRRFCIGSSIECPLLKRMRICACPEFKTFAADFSCANINDGNELEEVNSEENNNNVIQSLFGEKVIFPSLAEIEISHIDNLEKIWHNNLAAGSFCELRSIKIRGCKKIVNIFPSVLIRSFMRLEVLEIGFCDLLEAIFDLKGPSVDEIQPSSVVQLRDLSLNSLPKLKHIWNKDPQGKHKFHNLQIVRAFSCGVLKNLFPFSIARVLRQLEKLEIVHCGVEQIVAKEEGGEAFPYFMFPRLTSLDLIEIRKFRNFYPGKHTWECPRLKSLAVSGCGNIKYFDSKFLYLQEVQGEIDPTVPIQQPLFSDEEIISNLEELSLNGEDPATSIIWCCQFPGKFYSRLKVIKLKNFYGKLDPIPFGFLQSIRNLETLSVSCSSFEKIFLNEGCVDKDEDIRGPVDSDEYTRMRARLKNLVIDSVQDITHIWEPKYRLISVVQNLESLKMQSCNSLVNLAPSTVLFHNLETLDVHSCHGLSNLLTSSTAKSLGQLVKLIVVNCKLVTEIVAKQGGEINDDIIFSKLEYLELVRLENLTSFCPGNYNFIFPSLKGMVVEQCPKMRIFSQGISSTPKLQGVYWKKDSMNEKCWHGNLNATLQQLYTKMVGCNGIWSLKLSDFPQLKDRWHGQLPFNCFSNLGNLTVDNCAIVSTAIPSNILKFMNNLKYLHVKNCESLEGVFDLEGLSAQAGYDRLLPNLQELHLVDLPELRHIWNRDLPGILDFRNLKRLKVHNCSSLRNIFSPSMASGLVQLERIGIRNCALMDEIVVNKGTEAETEVMFHKLKHLALVCLPRLASFHLGYCAIKLPSLECVLVQECPQMKTFSQGVVSTPKLRKVVQKEFGDSVHWAHDLNATIHKLFIEMSDIVVQSKLLSLPNEPTQDKNGQHTGSEGQASENLHVTEYPDGTKEYPPVPQKAFNTKEHVIKSEPEIIQLTSRYQESLTASNDEEESSTTPTDSEVQINQYDEKPPVNDNNEAPEDQADPIQAQELPAHTGIGSQISQQVQQASQETEKRDTIPSSPAAPVEQVLVLTSASLTNSTSSQELMLTTASQPTIEIPSISVTKTRPALNFESVFASMEQLINSSPESSSQLASSSNSHTESPKSSSVSFEETYSYSMALIKRILRKSPVEVAISADRLLLLSSLKNLRNCPFLNSQQLEIIQFYLENFETLVTSHPFYEQKIDWTKVVKFCIEDDKREITELKTSYEELTRKINILSAEKEALSKKLREIEEEEDHIRANMEGLYAQLVSQKGKLETNMNALAEAVRQERETADRACNIDRYWAKLQGLFAEV